The following proteins come from a genomic window of Bos mutus isolate GX-2022 chromosome 21, NWIPB_WYAK_1.1, whole genome shotgun sequence:
- the KLC1 gene encoding kinesin light chain 1 isoform X12 → MYDNMSTMVYMKEDKLEKLTQDEIISKTKQVIQGLEALKNEHNSILQSLLETLKCLKKDDESNLVEEKSNMIRKSLEMLELGLSEAQVMMALSNHLNAVESEKQKLRAQVRRLCQENQWLRDELANTQQKLQKSEQSVAQLEEEKKHLEFMNQLKKYDDDISPSEDKDADSTKEPLDDLFPNDDDDPGQGIQQQHSSAAAAAQQGGYEIPARLRTLHNLVIQYASQGRYEVAVPLCKQALEDLEKTSGHDHPDVATMLNILALVYRDQNKYKDAANLLNDALAIREKTLGKDHPAVAATLNNLAVLYGKRGKYKEAEPLCKRALEIREKVLGKDHPDVAKQLNNLALLCQNQGKYEEVEYYYQRALEIYQTKLGPDDPNVAKTKNNLASCYLKQGKFKQAETLYKEILTRAHEREFGSVDDENKPIWMHAEEREECKGKQKDGTSFGEYGGWYKACKVDSPTVTTTLKNLGALYRRQGKFEAAETLEEAALRSRKQGLDNVHKQRVAEVLNDPENTEKRRSRESLSVDVVKYESGPDGGEEMRKTKLGLVK, encoded by the exons ATGTATGACAACATGTCCACAATGGTGTACATGAAGGAAGACAAGTTGGAGAAGCTCACGCAGGATGAAATTATTTCCAAGACAAAGCAAGTAATCCAGGGGCTGGAAGCTCTGAAGAATGAGCATAATTCCATTTTGCAGAGTTTACTGGAGACACTAAAGTGTTTGAAGAAAGATGACGAAAGTAATCTGGTGGAGGAGAAATCAAACATGATCCGAAAGTCACTGGAGATGTTGGAGCTTGGCCTGAGTGAGGCTCAG GTCATGATGGCGCTGTCAAACCACCTGAACGCCGTGGAGTCGGAGAAGCAGAAGCTGCGTGCACAGGTGCGGCGTCTGTGCCAGGAGAACCAGTGGCTGCGGGATGAGCTGGCCAACACTCAGCAGAAGCTGCAGAAGAGCGAGCagtctgtggctcagctggaggaagagaagaagcatCTGGAATTCATGAATCAGCTGAAAAAGTACGATGACGACATCTCCCCTTCG GAGGACAAAGACGCTGATTCCACCAAGGAACCTTTGGATGACCTCTTCCCAAATGATGATGACGACCCCGGTCAAGGAA tccagcagcagcacagcagcgCAGCGGCAGCCGCGCAGCAGGGCGGCTACGAGATCCCCGCGCGGCTGCGCACCCTGCACAACCTGGTGATCCAGTACGCCTCGCAGGGCCGCTACGAGGTGGCCGTGCCCCTCTGCAAGCAGGCCCTGGAGGACCTGGAGAAGACCTCGGGCCACGACCACCCTGACGTGGCCACCATGCTCAACATCCTGGCCCTGGTGTACAG agaccaaaataaatataaagacgCAGCTAACCTACTGAACGATGCCTTGGCCATCCGCGAGAAAACTCTGGGCAAAGATCATCCTGCG GTGGCAGCAACTCTGAACAACCTCGCAGTGCTTTACGGCAAAAGAGGGAAGTACAAAGAAGCCGAGCCGCTGTGTAAGAGAGCTCTGGAGATCAGAGAGAAG gttttggGAAAGGATCACCCAGATGTTGCCAAGCAGTTAAATAACTTGGCCCTACTATGCCAGAACCAGGGCAAGTATGAAGAAGTGGAATATTATTATCAGAGAGCCCTCGAGATCTACCAGACAAAACTGGGACCTGATGACCCCaatgtggccaaaacaaaaaataacctg gcTTCCTGCTACCTGAAGCAAGGAAAGTTCAAGCAGGCAGAGACCCTGTACAAAGAGATCCTCACTCGCGCACACGAAAGGGAGTTCGGTTCTGTGGATG atGAAAATAAACCCATTTGGATGCATGCTGAGGAGAGAGAAGAATGCAAA GGAAAGCAGAAGGATGGGACGTCCTTTGGAGAGTATGGTGGCTGGTACAAGGCCTGCAAAGTCGACAG tccaactgtcacaacCACTTTGAAAAACCTTGGGGCGCTTTACAGGCGTCAAGGCAAATTCGAAGCTGCAGAAACGCTGGAAGAAGCGGCCTTGAGGTCTCGTAAGCAG
- the KLC1 gene encoding kinesin light chain 1 isoform X13: MYDNMSTMVYMKEDKLEKLTQDEIISKTKQVIQGLEALKNEHNSILQSLLETLKCLKKDDESNLVEEKSNMIRKSLEMLELGLSEAQVMMALSNHLNAVESEKQKLRAQVRRLCQENQWLRDELANTQQKLQKSEQSVAQLEEEKKHLEFMNQLKKYDDDISPSEDKDADSTKEPLDDLFPNDDDDPGQGIQQQHSSAAAAAQQGGYEIPARLRTLHNLVIQYASQGRYEVAVPLCKQALEDLEKTSGHDHPDVATMLNILALVYRDQNKYKDAANLLNDALAIREKTLGKDHPAVAATLNNLAVLYGKRGKYKEAEPLCKRALEIREKVLGKDHPDVAKQLNNLALLCQNQGKYEEVEYYYQRALEIYQTKLGPDDPNVAKTKNNLASCYLKQGKFKQAETLYKEILTRAHEREFGSVDDENKPIWMHAEEREECKGKQKDGTSFGEYGGWYKACKVDSPTVTTTLKNLGALYRRQGKFEAAETLEEAALRSRKQRVAEVLNDPENTEKRRSRESLSVDVVKYESGPDGGEEMRKTKLGLVK, from the exons ATGTATGACAACATGTCCACAATGGTGTACATGAAGGAAGACAAGTTGGAGAAGCTCACGCAGGATGAAATTATTTCCAAGACAAAGCAAGTAATCCAGGGGCTGGAAGCTCTGAAGAATGAGCATAATTCCATTTTGCAGAGTTTACTGGAGACACTAAAGTGTTTGAAGAAAGATGACGAAAGTAATCTGGTGGAGGAGAAATCAAACATGATCCGAAAGTCACTGGAGATGTTGGAGCTTGGCCTGAGTGAGGCTCAG GTCATGATGGCGCTGTCAAACCACCTGAACGCCGTGGAGTCGGAGAAGCAGAAGCTGCGTGCACAGGTGCGGCGTCTGTGCCAGGAGAACCAGTGGCTGCGGGATGAGCTGGCCAACACTCAGCAGAAGCTGCAGAAGAGCGAGCagtctgtggctcagctggaggaagagaagaagcatCTGGAATTCATGAATCAGCTGAAAAAGTACGATGACGACATCTCCCCTTCG GAGGACAAAGACGCTGATTCCACCAAGGAACCTTTGGATGACCTCTTCCCAAATGATGATGACGACCCCGGTCAAGGAA tccagcagcagcacagcagcgCAGCGGCAGCCGCGCAGCAGGGCGGCTACGAGATCCCCGCGCGGCTGCGCACCCTGCACAACCTGGTGATCCAGTACGCCTCGCAGGGCCGCTACGAGGTGGCCGTGCCCCTCTGCAAGCAGGCCCTGGAGGACCTGGAGAAGACCTCGGGCCACGACCACCCTGACGTGGCCACCATGCTCAACATCCTGGCCCTGGTGTACAG agaccaaaataaatataaagacgCAGCTAACCTACTGAACGATGCCTTGGCCATCCGCGAGAAAACTCTGGGCAAAGATCATCCTGCG GTGGCAGCAACTCTGAACAACCTCGCAGTGCTTTACGGCAAAAGAGGGAAGTACAAAGAAGCCGAGCCGCTGTGTAAGAGAGCTCTGGAGATCAGAGAGAAG gttttggGAAAGGATCACCCAGATGTTGCCAAGCAGTTAAATAACTTGGCCCTACTATGCCAGAACCAGGGCAAGTATGAAGAAGTGGAATATTATTATCAGAGAGCCCTCGAGATCTACCAGACAAAACTGGGACCTGATGACCCCaatgtggccaaaacaaaaaataacctg gcTTCCTGCTACCTGAAGCAAGGAAAGTTCAAGCAGGCAGAGACCCTGTACAAAGAGATCCTCACTCGCGCACACGAAAGGGAGTTCGGTTCTGTGGATG atGAAAATAAACCCATTTGGATGCATGCTGAGGAGAGAGAAGAATGCAAA GGAAAGCAGAAGGATGGGACGTCCTTTGGAGAGTATGGTGGCTGGTACAAGGCCTGCAAAGTCGACAG tccaactgtcacaacCACTTTGAAAAACCTTGGGGCGCTTTACAGGCGTCAAGGCAAATTCGAAGCTGCAGAAACGCTGGAAGAAGCGGCCTTGAGGTCTCGTAAGCAG